In a single window of the Rhopalosiphum padi isolate XX-2018 chromosome 1, ASM2088224v1, whole genome shotgun sequence genome:
- the LOC132918148 gene encoding nucleoside diphosphate kinase 6-like, which produces MTSVKPLQLTLAIMKPHVVSCPFSLLDIRRTILDNGFYVVRSKRQTIKLEQAKQFYSEHKAKFFYNRLITFMTSGPSEAYILAREDAISVWRHLMGPTKVFQCQLSNPDSIRAKHGLTDTRNATHGSDSDESVRQEVSIMVPQFCFEHWKQTEEPMFRDGKVQFNDQQFIHFVHKS; this is translated from the exons ATGACATCTGTTAAGCCTTTGCAATTGACTTTAGCCATCATGAAACCTCATGTGGTGTCCTGTCCATTTTCTTTACTT GATATTAGGCGAACAATACTGGACAATGGTTTTTACGTTGTACGTTCAAAACGCCAAACTATTAAACTAGAACAggcaaaacaattttatagtgAGCATAAAGCAAAGTTCTTTTATAACAGACTCATTACATTCATGAcaag tgGACCGTCAGAAGCATATATATTGGCTAGAGAAGATGCAATTTCAGTTTGGCGTCATTTAATGGGCCCAACTAAAGTTTTCCAATGCCAGCTGAGTAATCCTGATTCTATAAGAGCTAAACATGGACTAACAGATACTAGAAATGCTACACACGGATCtg attctgATGAATCAGTTCGCCAAGAAGTCAGCATAATGGTGCCACAATTTTGCTTTGAGCATTGGAAACAAACTGAAGAACCTATGTTTAGGGATGGAAAAGTACAGTTTAATGATCaacaatttattcattttgtacATAAAAGCTAG